The stretch of DNA AATGAGTTTGCAGCAGATTATGGTGAACTGACCATTCATCAAGGTGGCGTGTATGTGATGAGAAGTCGTGATGAATAGGCGTGTATGTGAGCGATAAATATCATGAATGATGAAATCGGACTGGTCAAAATTCGTATTGATTTGACCAGTCCGATTGATTATAAAAAACAAAAAACGTGTCTCCCACATAAAGACACGTTTCGATACAATATATGATGTTAATTATACGCGAGTAACTTTACCTGATTTTAAAGCACGAGCTGAAACCCAAACTTTTTTAGGTTTGCCATCAACGAGAATTCTTACTTTTTGTAAGTTTGCATTCCAACGACGCTTAGTTGAATTTAATGCGTGTGAACGACTGTTTCCTGTTGAAGCTTTACGTCCTGTTACGAAACATTCTTTACCCATCATCGTACCTCCTTTAAGAAATACAAATACACATTTCTACTACATACTAAAACAATATACCACAACAGTCATTGACATGCAATAAAAAAACAGGTTATATTTTCATAAATTACTTTTTGTACAGTACACTTTCTGATATAATTTGAAGTTGTGATTAACTGTTAGGCATTAGAAAATCGTTACTATTCATCTCTTGTT from Staphylococcus lutrae encodes:
- the rpmB gene encoding 50S ribosomal protein L28, translating into MGKECFVTGRKASTGNSRSHALNSTKRRWNANLQKVRILVDGKPKKVWVSARALKSGKVTRV